One window of Triticum dicoccoides isolate Atlit2015 ecotype Zavitan chromosome 5A, WEW_v2.0, whole genome shotgun sequence genomic DNA carries:
- the LOC119298160 gene encoding uncharacterized protein LOC119298160 isoform X3 — MVLTAMGSLGFTASLQPLELQDSMSVVNGQMGDGGATAHPRFHGIADDQMGRGGEGIEMYGNTGFCGVIRSYKRLDKEGEDRKNTCRA, encoded by the exons ATGGTGTTGACTGCAATGG GATCCTTGGGGTTTACTGCTTCTCTCCAACCTCTGGAGTTGCAGGACTCCATGAGTGTCGTCAATGGCCAGATGGGCGACGGCGGCGCGACCGCACATCCAC GATTCCATGGCATCGCAGATGACCAGATGGGCCGCGGTGGCGAGGGCATAGAGATGTATGGGAACACCGGCTTTTGCGGCGTGATCAGAAGCTATAAGCGGCTGGACAAGGAG GGTGAGGATCGGAAAAACACCTGTCGAGCATGA
- the LOC119298160 gene encoding uncharacterized protein LOC119298160 isoform X1 translates to MVLTAMGSLGFTASLQPLELQDSMSVVNGQMGDGGATAHPRFHGIADDQMGRGGEGIEMYGNTGFCGVIRSYKRLDKESGVSLRANLPIERHANNVYVRVTFDQFSKVMYKAGAYVLEELELNIC, encoded by the exons ATGGTGTTGACTGCAATGG GATCCTTGGGGTTTACTGCTTCTCTCCAACCTCTGGAGTTGCAGGACTCCATGAGTGTCGTCAATGGCCAGATGGGCGACGGCGGCGCGACCGCACATCCAC GATTCCATGGCATCGCAGATGACCAGATGGGCCGCGGTGGCGAGGGCATAGAGATGTATGGGAACACCGGCTTTTGCGGCGTGATCAGAAGCTATAAGCGGCTGGACAAGGAG AGTGGAGTTTCATTGAGAGCTAACCTGCCAATCGAGAGGCATGCCAATAATGTTTACGTCCGGGTGACTTTTGATCAATTTAGCAAAGTTATGTACAAAGCTGGTGCATATGTGCTGGAAGAACTAGAACTGAACATATGTTAG
- the LOC119298160 gene encoding uncharacterized protein LOC119298160 isoform X2, translated as MARWATAARPHIHDACSCGRADWCCPTGGVAGFHGIADDQMGRGGEGIEMYGNTGFCGVIRSYKRLDKESGVSLRANLPIERHANNVYVRVTFDQFSKVMYKAGAYVLEELELNIC; from the exons ATGGCCAGATGGGCGACGGCGGCGCGACCGCACATCCAC GATGCGTGTTCATGCGGCAGAGCTGATTGGTGCTGTCCTACCGGTGGAGTCGCAGGATTCCATGGCATCGCAGATGACCAGATGGGCCGCGGTGGCGAGGGCATAGAGATGTATGGGAACACCGGCTTTTGCGGCGTGATCAGAAGCTATAAGCGGCTGGACAAGGAG AGTGGAGTTTCATTGAGAGCTAACCTGCCAATCGAGAGGCATGCCAATAATGTTTACGTCCGGGTGACTTTTGATCAATTTAGCAAAGTTATGTACAAAGCTGGTGCATATGTGCTGGAAGAACTAGAACTGAACATATGTTAG